In Carya illinoinensis cultivar Pawnee chromosome 7, C.illinoinensisPawnee_v1, whole genome shotgun sequence, the following are encoded in one genomic region:
- the LOC122314822 gene encoding endo-1,3;1,4-beta-D-glucanase-like: MARLPKLIPFLSSTISKLAFLLSLAILLSLPLGFYSEDGTFSRHCLENPPVVNSSYGAGSVQNIGGHKAYVSGHLHSKLAIILVSDVYGYEAPHLRKIADKVAESGFYAVVPDFFFGDPFVANTSRTVQEWLKTHGTDEGSKNATRIIAALKGNGILAVGAAGFCWGGNVVVKVSKTYNIKAAVLLHPSWVTLDDIEAVKVPLSILAAELDKGTPANLLKQFEEALSKNKVDNFIKIFPNVKHGWTVRYNDTDPVAVKAAEESHQDMLHWLTKYLKKT, translated from the exons ATGGCTCGTCTCCCGAAGCTAAttccctttttatcttcaacGATCTCCAAGCTagctttccttctctctcttgcCATCCTTCTATCTCTTCCTCTCGGTTTCTATTCTGAGGACGGCACCTTTAGCCGTCATTGCTTGGAGAACCCTCCAGTAGTTAACTCCAGCTATGGAGCTGGGTCAGTACAAAACATTGGAGGCCACAAGGCTTACGTTAGTGGCCATCTTCATTCCAAGCTTGCAATCATACTTGTTTCTGACGTTTATG GATATGAAGCTCCGCATTTGAG GAAAATCGCTGACAAGGTTGCTGAATCTGGATTCTATGCTGTGGTTCCTGACTTCTTCTTTGGAGATCCCTTTGTAGCCAATACTTCGAGGACAGTCCAAGAATGGTTAAAAACTCATGGAACA GATGAAGGATCCAAAAATGCTACGCGAATAATTGCTGCTCTGAAAGGGAATGGCATACTTGCAGTTGGAGCGGCAGGGTTTTGCTGGGGTG gCAATGTGGTTGTGAAAGTGTCAAAGACTTATAACATTAAAGCTGCGGTGTTGTTACACCCTTCATGGGTCACTCTGGATGATATTGAGG CTGTCAAGGTTCCTCTTTCCATATTGGCTGCTGAATTAGACAAGGGCACTCCAGCCAACCTTCTCAAACAGTTTGAGGAGGCCCTGTCCAAGAATAAG GTTGATAATTTTATCAAGATATTTCCTAATGTTAAGCATGGATGGACAGTAAGGTACAACGATACCGATCCAGTGGCTGTGAAGGCTGCTGAAGAATCCCATCAAGACATGTTGCATTGGCTGACCAAGTATCTCAAGAAAACATAA